The following DNA comes from Anastrepha obliqua isolate idAnaObli1 chromosome 1, idAnaObli1_1.0, whole genome shotgun sequence.
gctgaaatacgtagaggaactgaaatacatattttttcgaatgacgaataattgaataaagaaaatttataacaaaaataaaacagaaactgtggcgtaaaggtttctatataatactttttagatttttctataatattctcaaaatttaatttgttatgttttctacttctccgttatttggctccacttcaatatcttcagcatcatcgtacacagtgggCTAAGCAAGTCTTAGCATACCTtgattaccaatactcaattggtacgatccctgagcacaaaatcgcagaactgtggctagctttaaaatatttggaatcaatttggctcggatgcactgctgcaactggttttctgtactggacagtaggttcaccaacgcctctttagataatctaaagttctttaaaaatctgtaaggaaatttctgtaatattaagtacgtcaatacattttgaaaattctaaatttactcagtggaagccatttctatggggttggatgcgtccctcaactgttttctacttctagctagttccactaatctttcatcgtccgatgaatcgtcgcaccacaactccgttgtactcattttcacaaaaaatactttttttaacttttaaaaataatgttagcaaagaatttcaacataatcggtttttcttttattttgatttgctgtatcagctgagaaaaaattatctattgtaaatgcatcgagcgatcgaaattcacaatagtcctattcttcaacgaatgagcaccataataccaaatgaaaattcgttcgatcagcactttcgactacagtcgaagatcgaatgttgctcataataggggccttaGATTTGATTTATCAAGTTATGAGTCTGCGAAAGATGCATTGAAAACTGAGCTGCAAAACGAGTTCAACTTTCATCAGCAATCTCTAGAACCTGAATCAACGTTAGCTGTGACTACTAGCAACACTGACGCTGATAACGATTCAATTTGGATAGATTTTGACGCTGTGGCGACGTCAGTGTCAGCTTCAAACTCTGTAGTTAGCAGCAGTATTATAACTATGAGGCAATATTTAGAGGAAAGAATTATATCTCGAAATGAGTGCCCTTTGAAATGGTGGCAAGCACGGGCAATTCTATACCCGGAGCTCTCGAGCTTGgctgataaatatttatcagtTATGGCTTCTTCTGTACCATCTGAAAGGACTTTTTCGAAATCGGGCCAAATATTAAGCGAGAAGCGCAGCTCTATTCAGCCAAAgagaatggaaaaaattttatttttaaatatgaaccaattattgcatgaaaattttatttaatatattaataatttagtttatcaaaaatagtttttgttttgtctgaaatatgtttttatttaatgtttaatttCAGGTCAGGAATGAacgatttttgttgtttaaatgttattgtcaataaataatttttgacacctatttgttgtttttcaattataatttaGGAGATTCTGCCAATTCTTCATTTGTGACATCGCAACGTCATACGGTACGCGTACCATACCAATACAACATATTCGATTCAATGCCTTATGGATAACGTATCAAAAGTAACGAGTAACGTAACGATACGAAAGTAACGAGTACTCATCGTTATAGCTGGTAGTCACTGAACATACCCATTGCGATAGTGCGCAAGGTTGCAAATACCAAAGCGGTTAAATAAACTTCTGCGTGAAAAATTCGTTGCTAACATTGTTGCCATTATTTAGTACGCCAATTAAATTAATGTGATTCTAATGATtctgtgctaattttttttaagaaaaaattttacacttttgaGAAGTAAATTTCTTTAAGCACTTACACGTGCCGATTTGCAAAGTGATTCAACATTGCTCATATATGATTGTGTCTTTCCAGTGATGTCAGTGCTGCTAATAAGCTgacaaaaaaatgaaagtaaGTGAAAGCAAGTGAAAATTGtcaaattcaagaaaaaatcctataaaaaaataaaataaacgccGAGTGTAAGTCCAATTTAACCCAAATACAACCCTGCAACATTATCAATGGCGTTCTTATTTCGAAATCGATTTGCCATATTCGAAACTCAGCCATCTTTCTTTTTCGCGAATCCTCTCGCTAGTGTGAAGgtgataatttttaaaaatattaaatttccttatatttttataaaaaatgtctgtaaaTTTAGCCTAAAATATATAGTTAGATATAACACAATTAGTTGTTAAGAGATATAATGAAATAGTTTGGTCTATTTGCCATGAGCTTATTACACGCTCGTGTACACGTGTTTCTTGTGATATTACAAGTGGAAGTGGTGAAATTTTATATCGATTTCCTTTTTTCTATTTGTagataaaaacacaaaatgcaATTGTTTGTGCGTGGTTTTGAGACTGTCGAACCTTTCGAGGTGGTGCCCACCGCTACTGTTGGCGATGTTAAggtgaataaatatatttcttcattGGTCTATAGCTGGTGACTTGTAGTTGTTACCATATCTAACCTCAATTCGTTAAGTTTACCCTAAGCGCTAATTTGAGGTATTCATTACAGGCACAAATCGCTCAAGCCCATGGCTTGAATACCGAAGAAATCATATTGAATTGTGAAGGTAATTCCCTATGCAATGATGCCGCTGTGACCTCATTGGCATCCTTCGAGTTGGATATCACAGTCCCAATGTTGGGTGGTAAAGTGCACGGTTCTTTGGCGCGTGCCGGAAAGGTCAAGGGACAAACACCCAAGGTGGAGAAACAggaaaagaggaagaagaagaccgGTCGTGCAAAGCGAAGGATCCAATACAACCGCCGTTTCGTGAACGTTGTACAAGGTTTCGGTCGCCGCCGTGGCCCCAATGCCAACTCTAACTAATCTTTTTACTGGCTAATTGATTGGGTTATTCCTTTTTTacgtgtaaaataaaaaatgattttcacaaaCTTGTattaaagtaatatatatatgtgaaaaattccgTGCATCCATTATTAAAAGCTTTAGTGGAAAGATGAAAAATGCCAACTGTTTCAATATTATTTCAAGTGCTTTTAACAAGAGTTTATTTAGAGAGACATAGTGTGTATTGTACATAAATTTTCCACAAAGATTAAATATTCTAATATGCAAAAGCGGCTTTCTTTCTCTCAACGAAGTACCATCGGTACCAATATTCGCAGAATAGTACGAACAAAGCTATCATGAAACctggaaaaatttaatatttagcgcagaaaaattggcaaatgacaaaaaataaatcgtACCAAACAACAGCACCATAAAGCAGCCTTGCATATCATTTAAGTTCACTTTATGGTTCATTATTTGACGCATACCGCCATGACCGCCGCATTTGTCCATCGAGGGTAAATTTATCTGGTGCCAACGCTCTATGAAGCCCATTTGAAACATACGCACTATTCTGTCGTTGATTAATTGCAGATAGGGACTGCCTCTTGGAACGAGCAAGCCAATCTGCTCGTCAACAAAATTTTCACGCCCCAATGAGAACTTGCAATCCTTGTCTTTTTCAAACTGTCTTTGGATAATCAATTGCAGATTGATACGCCAGTCGATGTTAATGCGTTTACCTTGCTGTACGGCGTTAATATCCTCACCTTGAAGATTATTGTATATGATAGAGCGTTGTACGTAGTTACGGAAGTCGTCGCGGGTAGTGATCTGCTGTTATTTTAGATTAGTTGTATATTCATAATATTGATTATAGTATTACCCACTTACTGTTGAATACTTCTCGAAATAAGAACCATTCCGTAACCCAAATTGTTGAATATCTTTTGAGGTAAATATCTGAAAAAAGTAATCTATGCCTGCTTGAAACTGTGGAAAAGTGAGAAAGGCAACTAAGTTTCCACTGTATGTCGTCACAAGAACAATGACAACAATCCACCATACACCGATCACCAGTCGACCACTATCGGCTTTGGGTAAATACATGCCACCTTGTAAAGTCAAAAATAGAAGTCTATGAATTAACAAAAAGTATGCCAATTTGGAATTATTGTACCCTGTTGTAGCAGCGCTCCATAAATGTACCAAAAACAACTATTGAGCGTACTGAGTCCATTTATGCGCAAATGATCCTTAGGCACAAAGCGATTGATGAAGTACAACACAGGCGCCGTGATAATAATAATTGCCACCAGACAACCCCATATCTATAGCGATTATAaaggttttctttgattttttaattgtaacttGTTTGTCTTACTCACCTCGGCTGTAAAGGGCGCAGTGAAGAGATAGATGCGACTAACTTCATCTGGCTGTCTAGAGATTAACGCATATGTTTGCACGCTTATTGGTATCGTGtagttaaatgattttttatctGGCTCATCGATGGTAGCAGCCAAAGCGGCCATGAAGAACTGTAGTTAAGAAGGAATGAAgaatttttgtaatgttttgtaAAAGATGTTATTTTGCTTTTACTCACATTGCTCGATTGCATTACTTCAATTACTCGATAGGGTATATTGAATGTCAATGAACCCAAGAGATCATCCTACAATTAGaagtatttattcaaaaatattttttggaaacagttttttttgcatgttatagTGAAAATGTATTCATACCGTGACATTGCCAATCTGCTGCGCATCCTCGCCAGCTAAATCAACAGCAGTTACCTTGATTTCATGGAGGTTATAGGAAAAATTTAGCATTCGACTCATTTCTTTAAGGATTTCCATAACAATACCGCTGTGCCGGACAATCTTACCACTGCTGTCGTGCTCCAGTATTTGCCACGGCGGGCTcttcaaattagtaaaaaagaattaaaaaaaataataaatagactTGGCATAGGAAACATATCGCTCAGATATGACTTACATGCACCGTCAGAATATCTAATGTAACGTTGCGAAAGAAGTGTTCTATATGTGGAAACATCACCTCTTGTGTTATAAATCCCAATATCGGCGTCCAGTAGCCAACATctatgaattcaaaatttttattgcgtGTATCGCGGAGCTCTGCAGAATGGAAACGaaaacatgtacatatgcattttTAGTCATTAATAAATTAAGTCTCAGATAGTAGATATTTTAAAGGCAAGATGATTTATTGGCATACGTAAATTATTCCttaatttgtgtgtatgtatgtgcatatgaatgCAGGcaggtacatacataagtatagtAAAGGCTCTCATAGGCGGTTGTTCCATTGCTGTTGTCGTACATGAATTCTCATGAATTCTGGTGAAGTAACAGTCCCGTCAGGTGTACGGGCAACAGCGCAGTTCCAGttgttattttgttgttactgttgtcACGGTTCAAAAAAACCCAGCGAAGAGCGCAGTGAAGTCATCGGTTGACGTCGTCTATCTCATCTAACGGAAGGCCCGGAAAATGACTGTTTCGACGAGTTGGTATTAAATGAGTACTTTTAAATGGACATGTGGATAGCGTCGTGCGGTGTACCTTTACATACCGGACATATGTTGAACTTGTCTGAGTCAATTCTGACGCATCTAGAAGGGGACTTAGCTTCCAGTAAGTGCTTACTGGGGTGGTTCCTACAGCTGCACTCCAGCAAGAACTGTTAGCTGAGCATAAAGTTAAGG
Coding sequences within:
- the LOC129253502 gene encoding FAU ubiquitin-like and ribosomal protein S30; the protein is MQLFVRGFETVEPFEVVPTATVGDVKAQIAQAHGLNTEEIILNCEGNSLCNDAAVTSLASFELDITVPMLGGKVHGSLARAGKVKGQTPKVEKQEKRKKKTGRAKRRIQYNRRFVNVVQGFGRRRGPNANSN
- the LOC129253501 gene encoding ionotropic receptor 93a isoform X2; this translates as MRFHTSIWSIILPLCLFVLLPKNVEANDFSSFLTANASLAVVVDQEYMHRRGENILANFQKILGDIIRENLKNGGIEVKYYSWNQIALKKDFLAAITVTDCKSTWRFYESTQQASILLIAITDANCPRLPLNRAIMIPILDEGQELSQIIFDIKVQRILRWKTATLLIDQSILNDNPTLVESVVHESAKNHITPFSLLLYKIDDSLRSQRKRTAIRQTLTHFQDQAHTPRQFIVVSKFYEDIVETASSMELFHAYNQWAFFVMSEQKRSYDAMSVTQSLGEGANIAFILNSTTPTCISSINCTLAELSMAFVTSISRMIVEEQSIYGEISDEEWEAIRYTKQEKQDEILGYMKDYLRTNGKCGSCSYWKIETALSWGKSEEHRKYQSNKELRDTRNKNFEFIDVGYWTPILGFITQEVMFPHIEHFFRNVTLDILTVHSPPWQILEHDSSGKIVRHSGIVMEILKEMSRMLNFSYNLHEIKVTAVDLAGEDAQQIGNVTDDLLGSLTFNIPYRVIEVMQSSNFFMAALAATIDEPDKKSFNYTIPISVQTYALISRQPDEVSRIYLFTAPFTAEIWGCLVAIIIITAPVLYFINRFVPKDHLRINGLSTLNSCFWYIYGALLQQGGMYLPKADSGRLVIGVWWIVVIVLVTTYSGNLVAFLTFPQFQAGIDYFFQIFTSKDIQQFGLRNGSYFEKYSTITTRDDFRNYVQRSIIYNNLQGEDINAVQQGKRINIDWRINLQLIIQRQFEKDKDCKFSLGRENFVDEQIGLLVPRGSPYLQLINDRIVRMFQMGFIERWHQINLPSMDKCGGHGGMRQIMNHKVNLNDMQGCFMVLLFGFMIALFVLFCEYWYRWYFVERKKAAFAY
- the LOC129253501 gene encoding ionotropic receptor 93a isoform X1, translating into MRFHTSIWSIILPLCLFVLLPKNVEANDFSSFLTANASLAVVVDQEYMHRRGENILANFQKILGDIIRENLKNGGIEVKYYSWNQIALKKDFLAAITVTDCKSTWRFYESTQQASILLIAITDANCPRLPLNRAIMIPILDEGQELSQIIFDIKVQRILRWKTATLLIDQSILNDNPTLVESVVHESAKNHITPFSLLLYKIDDSLRSQRKRTAIRQTLTHFQDQAHTPRQFIVVSKFYEDIVETASSMELFHAYNQWAFFVMSEQKRSYDAMSVTQSLGEGANIAFILNSTTPTCISSINCTLAELSMAFVTSISRMIVEEQSIYGEISDEEWEAIRYTKQEKQDEILGYMKDYLRTNGKCGSCSYWKIETALSWGKSEEHRKYQSNKELRDTRNKNFEFIDVGYWTPILGFITQEVMFPHIEHFFRNVTLDILTVHSPPWQILEHDSSGKIVRHSGIVMEILKEMSRMLNFSYNLHEIKVTAVDLAGEDAQQIGNVTDDLLGSLTFNIPYRVIEVMQSSNFFMAALAATIDEPDKKSFNYTIPISVQTYALISRQPDEVSRIYLFTAPFTAEIWGCLVAIIIITAPVLYFINRFVPKDHLRINGLSTLNSCFWYIYGALLQQGGMYLPKADSGRLVIGVWWIVVIVLVTTYSGNLVAFLTFPQFQAGIDYFFQIFTSKDIQQFGLRNGSYFEKYSTQITTRDDFRNYVQRSIIYNNLQGEDINAVQQGKRINIDWRINLQLIIQRQFEKDKDCKFSLGRENFVDEQIGLLVPRGSPYLQLINDRIVRMFQMGFIERWHQINLPSMDKCGGHGGMRQIMNHKVNLNDMQGCFMVLLFGFMIALFVLFCEYWYRWYFVERKKAAFAY